In Thermoanaerobaculales bacterium, one DNA window encodes the following:
- a CDS encoding MXAN_5187 C-terminal domain-containing protein, which translates to MNLGEQLAMVERAMQALIRDWERFFAGDLRVPPNDDGDRLGRRLRLLAESSGGSRVERFRLEQLQHRFQSYLQNWERMLRDREEGRGRVAGAARTAGAEAPVSPANAAAPGAVDAQEAISLYDRYVAAKRALGLAVGVDRAGFEAQLEAQRQRLLPKLGDDVQFEVLVEDGKVRLAARANRARPGRE; encoded by the coding sequence ATGAACCTCGGCGAGCAGCTCGCGATGGTCGAGCGCGCCATGCAGGCGCTGATCCGCGACTGGGAGCGGTTCTTCGCCGGCGACCTCCGGGTCCCGCCGAACGACGACGGCGACCGCCTCGGCCGGCGGCTCCGGCTGCTCGCCGAGAGCTCGGGCGGCAGCCGGGTCGAGCGCTTCCGGCTCGAGCAGCTGCAGCACCGGTTCCAGAGCTACCTGCAGAACTGGGAGCGCATGCTGCGCGACCGCGAGGAGGGCCGGGGGCGGGTTGCGGGCGCGGCCCGGACCGCGGGCGCGGAGGCGCCGGTCTCGCCGGCAAACGCCGCCGCCCCGGGCGCCGTAGACGCTCAGGAGGCGATCTCCCTGTACGATCGCTATGTCGCGGCCAAGCGCGCGCTCGGTCTGGCGGTCGGCGTGGATCGCGCCGGGTTCGAGGCCCAGCTCGAGGCGCAGCGGCAGCGGCTGCTGCCGAAGCTCGGGGACGATGTGCAGTTCGAGGTGCTGGTCGAGGATGGCAAGGTCAGGCTCGCCGCGCGCGCGAACCGGGCGCGGCCGGGCCGGGAGTGA
- a CDS encoding tetratricopeptide repeat protein — MRRGIATLLTVMAGCWLALAIDATAADPESAEARPPVFVRWLVPGDPGDETIRDYWERSERGELSPAGLVDLGTMLFERGYPKDALEMYREALHRDKTLYEAWLRIGVVKHRAREYEDARRAYKNCLDLMSGHGWCNFYLGLLEEQTGHPSKALEHFEKAYEHAPSLKDPKVNPEVLQSRLQFGAAVKQGGEDRFTESAPLSFLEPAQVQEVRQQYLPTPTPTPTPTVTPKVTPTPAAARVRPTPPATTRSRPAAAEEEGAAAPTRARPQRPVGPAVRPTAPPVDSSSPYGIRKPSSSGGGTTGGGVRTVSPEASLRPWWRSMPEWILRFV, encoded by the coding sequence ATGAGGCGTGGGATTGCGACGCTGCTGACGGTCATGGCAGGCTGCTGGCTCGCCTTGGCGATCGACGCGACGGCCGCCGACCCGGAGTCGGCGGAGGCGAGGCCCCCGGTGTTCGTGCGCTGGCTGGTCCCGGGCGATCCCGGCGACGAGACGATCCGTGACTACTGGGAGCGCTCCGAGCGCGGGGAGCTGAGCCCGGCCGGCCTGGTCGACCTCGGCACCATGCTGTTCGAGCGCGGCTACCCCAAGGACGCGCTCGAGATGTACCGCGAAGCGCTCCACCGCGACAAGACCCTCTACGAGGCGTGGCTCCGGATCGGCGTCGTCAAGCACCGGGCGCGCGAGTACGAGGACGCCAGGCGCGCCTACAAGAACTGCCTGGACCTGATGAGCGGCCACGGCTGGTGCAACTTCTACCTCGGCCTGCTCGAGGAGCAGACCGGCCATCCGAGCAAGGCGCTCGAGCACTTCGAAAAGGCGTACGAGCACGCGCCGTCGCTCAAGGACCCGAAGGTCAACCCCGAGGTGCTGCAGTCGAGGCTGCAGTTCGGGGCCGCGGTCAAGCAGGGCGGCGAGGACCGCTTCACCGAGTCGGCCCCGCTGTCCTTTCTCGAGCCGGCGCAGGTGCAGGAGGTGCGGCAGCAGTACCTGCCGACGCCGACCCCGACGCCGACCCCGACGGTGACGCCAAAGGTCACGCCGACGCCGGCGGCCGCCCGGGTGCGGCCGACCCCGCCCGCGACCACGCGCAGCCGCCCCGCCGCAGCCGAGGAGGAGGGGGCGGCGGCCCCCACCCGGGCGCGTCCGCAGCGGCCGGTCGGGCCCGCGGTGCGCCCGACCGCGCCGCCCGTCGACTCCTCGTCGCCCTACGGCATCCGCAAGCCGAGCAGCTCGGGAGGTGGGACGACCGGCGGCGGTGTGCGCACGGTCTCGCCCGAGGCGTCGCTGCGGCCCTGGTGGCGCTCGATGCCGGAGTGGATCCTGAGGTTCGTATAG
- a CDS encoding metallopeptidase TldD-related protein, which yields MTLPSTADPPFDPGWLDTLAGACRSLSASTPRLQDVYLERRLELRMSTLAGACHAEESRSDGAAARWRYPSRTAFHARTGTSQPALEDLLSRHGRRTDLPRLRPAAPAELEPPAGWRDWALRTLSSARRGHCTVRFLARRAVVVGPERWAAVACPPLVRVEVDGESPSALLAVWQHPDLESWLSELVAPPPARRWRPEPGLKVPVLLRSGTAGVLLHELIGHLVESDLVSCGDSPLAALAGAAVTALALDVADDPLRRDLPGAFSCDDEGVAAAAVQLVRAGRLVGWLCDRAGARRLRAADGRGRRASWARPPVPRLSNLIVAPGTTDPDDIQRELRDGLLVTRLGGATVDPLSGRLVLRVERGWELRQGRRRRPLEPFELTGGALDVLAHVEPAVGNDPCPDWRLGWCVKDGVPLPTGSEAPTLLVHHLEVL from the coding sequence ATGACGCTGCCGTCGACTGCGGACCCGCCCTTCGACCCCGGCTGGCTGGACACGCTCGCCGGCGCCTGTCGCAGCCTCTCCGCCTCCACCCCGCGCCTCCAGGACGTCTACCTCGAACGCCGCCTCGAGCTCCGGATGTCCACCCTGGCCGGCGCCTGCCACGCCGAGGAGAGCCGCAGCGACGGCGCGGCCGCGCGCTGGCGCTACCCGTCGCGCACCGCCTTCCACGCCCGGACCGGCACCTCGCAGCCGGCGCTCGAGGACCTGCTGTCCCGGCACGGCCGGCGGACCGACCTGCCGCGGCTGCGGCCGGCGGCGCCGGCCGAGCTCGAGCCGCCCGCGGGCTGGCGTGACTGGGCGCTGCGGACCCTGTCGAGCGCCCGCCGCGGCCACTGCACCGTCCGCTTCCTCGCCCGCCGCGCGGTGGTGGTGGGCCCCGAGCGGTGGGCCGCCGTGGCGTGCCCACCGCTGGTGCGGGTGGAGGTGGACGGCGAGTCGCCGTCGGCGCTGCTCGCGGTGTGGCAGCACCCGGATCTCGAGTCGTGGCTGTCCGAGCTGGTGGCGCCTCCTCCGGCGCGGCGCTGGCGGCCGGAGCCGGGCCTCAAGGTGCCGGTGCTGCTGCGGTCGGGCACCGCCGGGGTGCTGCTCCACGAGCTGATCGGCCACCTCGTGGAGTCGGACCTCGTGAGCTGTGGGGACTCGCCGCTGGCGGCGCTGGCCGGGGCCGCGGTCACCGCGCTGGCCCTCGACGTCGCCGACGACCCCCTGCGCCGCGATCTCCCGGGAGCGTTCAGCTGCGACGACGAGGGCGTGGCCGCGGCGGCTGTCCAGCTGGTGCGCGCCGGCCGCCTGGTCGGCTGGCTGTGCGATCGCGCGGGGGCCCGCCGTCTCCGCGCTGCCGACGGCCGCGGGCGGCGCGCGTCGTGGGCGAGGCCCCCGGTGCCGAGGCTGTCGAACCTGATCGTGGCGCCGGGGACGACCGACCCCGACGACATCCAACGCGAGCTGCGCGATGGCCTGCTGGTGACCCGCCTCGGCGGCGCCACGGTCGATCCGCTGTCGGGCCGGCTCGTGCTCCGCGTCGAGCGCGGCTGGGAGCTGCGCCAGGGCCGCCGCCGGCGGCCGCTCGAGCCGTTCGAGCTGACCGGCGGCGCCCTCGACGTTCTCGCCCACGTCGAGCCCGCGGTGGGCAATGACCCGTGCCCCGACTGGCGGCTCGGCTGGTGCGTCAAGGACGGGGTGCCGCTGCCGACCGGCTCCGAGGCGCCGACCCTGCTCGTCCACCATCTCGAGGTGCTGTGA
- a CDS encoding metallopeptidase TldD-related protein, which yields MSAPADSRHQERLRSAAATARDVLARSGPCRWEVFTKASVTREVEVAPGEPPRELEAEEMGVAVRTVRGGRAGFAAASGLEADAARRAIAGACAVEQELPFDPLPPLRLLAAADGGPVRGLPPRGWASHVGEQLETGVAAISGGRLRLRRCLFQEGTFSWLMQTGEGFVAAFDGTACSLLTEVQPVAGRGGVWREWHHVADPSSLDPAALARRIADRALLVQGRIATGSGLVSLILAPEVAARLLTALSTLLVVCRDRRDPLPKLLDSSGRLASDPLTLLDDRLDPEAPIAGPCDGEGLPAARTLLLERGIPRHRLASYRDALAFGESPRGGALRLSYRDYPSTGIANLRVSTEHGLPPADLLRDAGTALYLLRPLAPVLVDVAAGSYRIVASGVWLDNGRARGWHPVVELRGSLTRLLGRIEAVGTDLAWFQAERGAVGAPSLLIAGQPVMG from the coding sequence GTGAGCGCGCCGGCCGACTCCCGCCACCAGGAGCGCCTGCGCAGCGCCGCCGCCACCGCGCGCGACGTCCTTGCCCGCAGCGGCCCCTGCCGCTGGGAGGTGTTCACCAAGGCATCGGTGACCCGCGAGGTGGAGGTGGCGCCGGGTGAGCCACCGCGCGAGCTCGAGGCCGAGGAGATGGGGGTGGCCGTGCGCACCGTGCGCGGCGGCCGCGCCGGCTTCGCGGCCGCGTCCGGGCTCGAGGCCGATGCCGCGCGGCGGGCGATCGCCGGGGCGTGCGCGGTCGAGCAGGAGCTGCCCTTCGATCCGCTGCCGCCGCTGCGACTGCTGGCAGCCGCCGATGGCGGGCCGGTCCGGGGCCTGCCGCCGCGCGGCTGGGCGAGCCACGTCGGCGAGCAGCTGGAGACGGGGGTGGCCGCGATCTCCGGCGGCCGGCTGCGGCTGCGCCGCTGCCTGTTCCAGGAGGGCACGTTCTCGTGGCTGATGCAGACCGGCGAAGGCTTCGTGGCGGCCTTCGACGGCACCGCCTGCTCGCTGCTGACCGAGGTCCAGCCGGTGGCTGGCCGCGGCGGCGTCTGGCGCGAGTGGCACCACGTCGCCGATCCGTCCTCCCTCGATCCGGCGGCGTTGGCGCGGCGGATCGCGGACCGCGCGCTGCTGGTGCAGGGGCGGATCGCCACCGGCTCGGGGCTGGTCAGCCTGATCCTGGCGCCGGAGGTGGCGGCGCGGCTGCTGACCGCGCTGTCGACACTGCTGGTGGTCTGCCGCGATCGCCGCGATCCCCTGCCGAAGCTGCTCGACTCGAGCGGCCGCCTCGCCTCCGACCCACTGACGCTGCTCGACGATCGGCTCGACCCGGAGGCGCCGATCGCCGGCCCGTGCGACGGCGAGGGCCTGCCGGCGGCGCGGACCCTGCTCCTCGAGCGCGGGATCCCCAGGCATCGGCTCGCCTCCTACCGCGACGCGCTGGCCTTCGGCGAGTCTCCGCGCGGCGGCGCCCTCCGGCTGTCCTACCGGGACTACCCGTCGACCGGGATCGCCAACCTGAGGGTGTCGACCGAGCACGGCCTGCCGCCGGCCGACCTGCTGCGTGACGCGGGCACCGCGCTCTACCTGCTGCGGCCGCTCGCCCCGGTCCTGGTCGACGTCGCCGCCGGCAGCTACCGGATCGTGGCCTCCGGGGTCTGGCTCGACAACGGCCGGGCGAGGGGGTGGCACCCGGTGGTGGAGCTGCGCGGGAGCCTGACCCGGCTGCTCGGGCGCATCGAGGCGGTCGGCACCGACCTGGCATGGTTCCAGGCCGAGCGGGGCGCGGTGGGGGCCCCGTCGCTGCTGATCGCGGGCCAGCCGGTGATGGGTTAG
- a CDS encoding acyl-CoA carboxylase subunit beta: protein MGREVLERLAQRLAANRLGGGQDKIERQHEQGKLTARERIEQFLDQGSFEEVDALVEHRCTDFRMGERTISGDGVVAGHGRVDGRPVFVFAQDFTVFGGSLSVTNAAKICKIMDLAMKVGAPVVGLNDSGGARIQEGVGSLAGYADIFLRNTLASGVVPQVSAIMGPCAGGAVYSPAITDFVFMVEQSSYMFVTGPEVIRTVTHEEVTKEKLGGAMTHNSVSGVAHFAAGTDTECLAGIRRLLSYLPSNNAEQPPLLPTTDPLDREIAELDGFVPTDPNKPYDIKKVIRWAADDGEFFEVHEHFAKNIVVGFVRLGGRSVGVVANQPNHLAGVLDINSSIKGARFVRCCDAFNVPLWIVEDVPGFLPGTAQEWGGIIRNGAKLLYALAEATVPKVTVITRKAYGGAYCVMGSKHIRTDVNLAFPTAEIAVMGPQGAVNILYRNEIQRAPDPEAERARRVAEYQEKFANPFVAAERGYLDEVILPRLLRRKLVAAFTLLATKRDFMPSKKHGNIPL from the coding sequence ATGGGCCGGGAGGTGCTCGAGCGACTCGCGCAGCGGCTGGCCGCCAACCGGCTCGGCGGCGGCCAGGACAAGATCGAGCGCCAGCACGAGCAGGGCAAGCTGACGGCGCGCGAGCGGATCGAGCAGTTCCTCGACCAGGGCTCGTTCGAGGAGGTCGATGCCTTGGTCGAGCACCGCTGCACCGACTTCCGAATGGGCGAGCGCACGATCTCGGGCGACGGCGTGGTGGCGGGCCACGGGCGGGTGGACGGCCGGCCGGTCTTCGTCTTCGCCCAGGACTTCACCGTCTTCGGCGGCTCGCTGTCCGTGACCAACGCCGCCAAGATCTGCAAGATCATGGACCTCGCGATGAAGGTCGGGGCGCCGGTGGTCGGGCTCAACGACTCGGGCGGCGCCCGCATCCAGGAGGGCGTCGGATCCCTGGCCGGCTACGCCGACATCTTCCTGCGCAACACCCTCGCCTCGGGCGTGGTGCCCCAGGTCTCGGCGATCATGGGGCCGTGCGCCGGCGGCGCCGTGTACTCGCCGGCGATCACCGACTTCGTGTTCATGGTCGAGCAAAGCTCGTACATGTTCGTCACCGGGCCGGAGGTCATCAGGACCGTCACCCACGAGGAGGTGACCAAGGAGAAGCTGGGCGGCGCGATGACCCACAACTCGGTCTCCGGCGTCGCCCACTTCGCCGCCGGTACCGACACCGAGTGCCTGGCCGGCATCCGCCGCCTGCTCTCCTACCTGCCCTCGAACAACGCCGAGCAGCCGCCGCTCCTGCCGACCACGGACCCGCTCGACCGCGAGATCGCCGAGCTCGACGGCTTCGTGCCGACCGACCCCAACAAGCCGTACGACATCAAGAAGGTCATCCGTTGGGCGGCGGACGACGGCGAGTTCTTCGAGGTCCACGAGCACTTCGCCAAGAACATCGTGGTCGGCTTCGTGCGCCTCGGCGGCCGCTCGGTGGGGGTGGTCGCCAACCAGCCCAACCACCTCGCGGGCGTGCTCGACATCAACTCCTCGATCAAGGGCGCGCGGTTCGTGCGCTGCTGCGACGCCTTCAACGTGCCGCTGTGGATCGTCGAGGACGTGCCCGGCTTCCTGCCCGGGACCGCCCAGGAGTGGGGCGGCATCATCCGCAACGGGGCCAAGCTGCTCTATGCCCTCGCCGAGGCCACGGTGCCCAAGGTCACGGTGATCACCCGCAAGGCCTACGGAGGCGCCTACTGCGTGATGGGGTCCAAGCACATCCGGACCGACGTCAACCTCGCCTTCCCGACCGCGGAGATCGCGGTGATGGGGCCGCAGGGGGCGGTCAACATCCTGTACCGCAACGAGATCCAGCGCGCGCCGGATCCCGAGGCCGAGCGCGCGCGGCGGGTGGCGGAGTACCAGGAGAAGTTCGCGAACCCCTTCGTCGCCGCCGAGAGGGGCTACCTCGACGAGGTCATCCTGCCGCGCCTGCTGCGGCGCAAGCTGGTGGCGGCGTTCACCCTGCTCGCGACCAAGCGCGACTTCATGCCGTCCAAGAAGCACGGCAACATCCCCCTGTAG
- a CDS encoding biotin carboxylase N-terminal domain-containing protein: MKLLIANRGEIAVRIIRACREMEIATVAVYSEADRMSPHVLMADEAHAIGPPPAASSYLSIERLLDAARRAGADLVHPGYGFLAENAAFAEAVEAAGLTWIGPPPAAIRLMGSKTESRKLAASAGVPLIPGLLEPLADLADLEAFVDEHGLPVLLKAVAGGGGKGMRTVRERHELAPAFDRARSEGRAFFGDDRVYVERLVVRPRHIEVQVAADRHGSAVYVGERECSIQRRHQKVVEECPSPVVSPGQRRRLGESALAIVAAAGYQSLGTVEFLMDPEGRFYFLEMNTRLQVEHPVTEEVYGVDLVREQIRLALGEPLSLSQDALAPRGHAIECRIYAEDPLRNFAPSPGRISLLVRPDGPGVRVDSGVISGSVVPLDYDPLLAKLVVWGPDRTTALARLRRALTEYRVGGIATTLSLFRVLVDMAAFRQAELHTGLLDELLSSRRLEELHGQQDPEAEHAAIVAAACLASLEARRRPEDPFAATDSRWWSEGVRQQHGRFPR; encoded by the coding sequence GTGAAACTCCTGATCGCCAACCGTGGCGAGATCGCGGTCCGCATCATCCGCGCCTGCCGGGAGATGGAGATCGCGACGGTGGCCGTCTACTCGGAGGCCGACCGGATGTCGCCCCACGTCCTGATGGCGGACGAGGCCCACGCGATCGGCCCGCCGCCGGCCGCCTCGAGCTACCTGTCGATCGAGCGCCTGCTCGACGCGGCCCGGCGCGCGGGCGCCGACCTGGTCCACCCCGGCTACGGGTTCCTGGCCGAGAACGCCGCCTTCGCCGAGGCCGTGGAGGCGGCCGGCCTGACCTGGATCGGCCCGCCGCCGGCGGCGATCCGGCTGATGGGCTCGAAGACCGAGTCGCGCAAGCTCGCGGCCTCAGCCGGGGTGCCGCTGATCCCGGGGCTGCTCGAGCCGCTCGCCGACCTCGCCGACCTCGAGGCGTTCGTCGACGAGCACGGCTTGCCGGTGCTGCTCAAGGCGGTGGCCGGCGGTGGCGGCAAGGGGATGCGCACGGTCCGCGAGCGCCACGAGCTCGCGCCGGCCTTCGACCGGGCGCGCTCGGAGGGCAGGGCCTTCTTCGGGGACGATCGGGTGTACGTGGAGCGCCTGGTGGTCCGGCCCCGCCACATCGAGGTCCAGGTCGCGGCCGACCGCCACGGCAGCGCCGTGTACGTCGGCGAGCGCGAGTGCTCGATCCAGCGCCGCCACCAGAAGGTGGTCGAGGAGTGCCCGTCGCCGGTGGTGTCGCCCGGGCAGCGGCGCCGGCTCGGCGAATCGGCGCTGGCGATCGTCGCCGCGGCGGGCTACCAGTCGCTGGGGACGGTCGAGTTCCTGATGGACCCTGAGGGCCGCTTCTACTTCCTCGAGATGAACACCCGGCTCCAGGTCGAGCACCCGGTCACCGAGGAGGTGTACGGCGTCGACCTGGTGCGCGAGCAGATCCGGCTCGCCCTCGGCGAACCGCTGTCGCTGAGCCAGGACGCGCTCGCGCCGCGCGGCCACGCCATCGAGTGCCGGATCTACGCCGAGGACCCGCTGCGCAACTTCGCGCCGTCGCCGGGCCGGATCAGCCTGCTCGTCCGCCCCGATGGGCCTGGCGTGAGGGTCGACTCCGGGGTGATCAGCGGCAGCGTGGTGCCGCTCGACTACGACCCCCTGCTCGCCAAGCTGGTGGTGTGGGGCCCCGACCGGACGACCGCGCTGGCCCGGCTGCGGCGGGCCCTCACCGAGTACCGGGTGGGAGGCATCGCCACCACCCTGTCGCTGTTCCGGGTGCTGGTCGACATGGCGGCATTCCGGCAGGCCGAGCTCCACACCGGCCTGCTCGACGAGCTGCTGTCGTCGCGCCGGCTCGAGGAGCTGCACGGCCAGCAGGACCCGGAGGCCGAGCACGCGGCCATCGTCGCGGCCGCATGCCTGGCCTCGCTGGAGGCCCGCCGTCGGCCAGAGGACCCGTTCGCCGCCACCGACAGCCGCTGGTGGAGCGAGGGCGTCCGCCAGCAGCACGGGAGGTTCCCGCGATGA